Below is a genomic region from Xiphophorus couchianus chromosome 9, X_couchianus-1.0, whole genome shotgun sequence.
AGCCTGTTTTTATGCACAATTAAACCatgcattttgtaatttttaactTGGTGAcccttttttcagtttgtgctgtttttttaaattgctttctTTGCGTAGCAACTTTTTAGTCAGCTTCTGGAAATGAGGTCAGTGTAGCAGCCGGACATGGTACTATCACATTAGATTGCTAAATAATACTTTCACCTGATGAACACTGAAAAATACGAAACTATTGAACAATTCTGAGCGCACAGAATTGTGCATCTTCATGGTTTCATAGCACAGCGACACAATCTATATTTGTGCTACTGTAGCCCTTATATGTTGCTGAGTTCCTTTTACAGAAATCACTTTTACCAGGTGAGCTGTTTGAAATCTTGGTTTAGTTGTAATCAATATTGGATTAGCCATTTAATCTTAATAGGTTAGGTATCATTATACTAGCTGCATGTTGCGGATATCGTTTACATTGGTAAGATCTCATtgacaatttgtgtttttgatgtttttaattactCACGAAACATGGATGTATTCCACTTTATACCACTTTTTGGTATAAAGTGAGCCATCTACCTCTGCTGAAACAATCGcctacattattttaaattcagatatgtacagtaggtggcgccATCAGGTTTCAGTGAATAAATCATGGGTTCTTTTCTATTTCTAAGCTGCGTCCTTAACATTTCAGAATGCaggttatttattttcatactgATATATAATAACCCTCTATCCTGGCCTATTTCATAGATGTGTGACtattatttaatagaaatgcaTGCAATTTTAATTGAGTTCTCGTAAGAAACAGTTGCTACTTAAAACCAGCATTATGGTAGTTTTCTTTAAGTTCTGGTTTTCTCTGTGACTAATGATCCACAAAATTTTTTAACTATAGCTATATAggttaaaaagtttttcttaaatatttaattcattggcattcttgtttatgttttattttgtgtttgttttaagtaatattGAATGTATTGGTGTTCCTCTTTAGGGTGAACACACACCAGAAATGCCAGTTTCTGGTGTGTGTTCACTTTCATATTTTACTTGTGACTGACGCACTGACCACTAGGTTTGTTTCTTCATCAGGAAGGTGTGTGATGAGCGCTCCGTTGTAGCAGAGCGTTCTCCAGGCTCCCTCGTCCCATCGATGCTTTTAAACAGGATGGCTGATTTGAAAGCCTGCCCCTCCGTGAGCGGGAACCCACCTCCACCAGAGGTCGTAAATCCCAGGAGGCCCGGGCGCCTGACCAATCAGCTGCTGTATCTGGAGAAGGTGGTGATGAAAGCTCTCTGGAAACATCAGTATTCATGGCCGTTTCGCGAGCCCGTCGATGCTGTAACGCTGTGTCTTCCAGTAAGTGCTTCAGTTGTCAGTCGGTGTTTGACTGATGCAGCACCTTGTGAAAGAATTCAAACTCATTAaacttttcatatattttttttttttacaagcacaaactttattttagaatttGTCATGGATGAACACAATATTTATAAAGTATGGGGAAACTGAccaaaaagaataaatctgtGAATTAAGGTGTACATGTGCAATCAGGTTCTTTTAAATTGATCCATTTGAAGAAAGTCCAATGGAACAAAGTCTCTTCAGGAGTGAATGAATCAGTAAATAGATTTTagcttgtgtgtaatttaatctcactgCACCTGTTCATGTAAGCGCAAATTCATAATCTtctttaggtctggactttaacttcCCCATTCACAGGTGCGCTGTgaccaaaacatttctttctacAAGGTGAAGCTTGTTTTTACTGCCTATGACAAGTTTTCTTCCAAGACTGTTCTATGCTttaatcagtcaagtttattttttacaacacaTCTTAGCAACAAGGCAGGTCAAAGCgcttcacatcataaaatcATACAATAACAGATTGTATCAATACACATCATTAcattgatgtgtattgatgtatgtaatcaatacacatcaaatatgttagTCAATGTTCCAGTGGCACCGGTCTGGAGTCAAAAGCAACTCTAGACAGATTGGTTTTTAGTCAAgacttaaaggaactcagtgtttcagctgttttgcagttttctggacgtttgttctagatttgtggtgcatagaagctgattgctgcttctccatgatTGGTTCTGCTTCTGATGCGTAGCAGAACCGGAATACCCGAGAGGCCTGGAAGGTTGATGCAACAACAGCAGATATTTAACGTATTGAGGttctgagccgttcagtgattcaTAAACAGACGTATTGGGTCTATTCTCTCAGCTACATGGAGTCCGTGGAAGGACTTTGGAACTGAggttctgatttttatttatttattatgttttggcAGACCTTTGAAGATGTtattgcagtaatcaatgcgattAAAAATAAACGCACAGAGAagtttctctagattttgctgggacattagtcaCCTGAAGAAAAATACTGGAAATGTTATTCAGATGAtggaaggccgactttgtaactgtctttaaaTAACTATGGAGGTTTTTACTtaaggaattttattttaagggtgTCAGAGTAAAGAGAGCCAGACGTAAATTTATGTCTCactttccaaatgttttttagttttttgggtttttttttttttttattgtggcaaaaaaaaaacaataattaaaagcaaatgttatttttttgtttagtttcactTCAATTCTGTGCTacttgtgttggtctgtcacccAAAATCTCCTGAAGTCCAGTCAGTATTCTGGTTGTCTTGTGACATCGGGGGGTTTGAATGGCTTTGCAAGGTACTGTAATCCACTTGTTGTCTTCGATTAAAAACCAAAACGTTATTCAATTGTGggctttttttatgtatgtttttaggattattataaaattattacatATCCTATGGATCTGAGCACCATCAAGAAGCGACTAGAGAACCGGTATTACTGGGAAGCAAGTGAGTGTGTAAAAGACTTCAACTCCATGTTCACCAACTGCTACATGTACAACAAGGTGAGAACACGATGGAATGCGACACACTGctacttttgttttcctgtgcCTTAGCTGAGTTTAACATGTCTGTTCTGACTGGAATCAATATTGATCTTTTGGAGTTGGCCAGCTAGATGGAGATTAATGGAATGATAAGGCCTTCCAGCCTCAAAGACTTCAATAAAATGAATGGTTCAATGGCTCGTTATCTGCTGTACAAAGTATTTAATTAGCTGTAATGCAGATAAAGGCTTTCCCTCTGCTTGCTTAGAAAGTGATAAATGATTTTCAACATGCAGGAGATGGAGGGTGGTCTGCTATTAAAGTTGTCTTCATTCATTTCAGATGTCTTCACATCTTCAGAAATGGCACTCCAGGGACATTTAGCCTCCTGGGAGATGCCTGtcatttcctgtcagaaaccattcttttttttctttttggttctttttaaatctaaagtAGTTTCTTGCTCAactgcatgtaaacaaatgtaGTCTCCTGTTCACTTGATGTTTGATTGTTTAAATAGACGTGCTGTAGCTCTATGGCTAAAGTCAGTAACCCTTcctcctttgtttcttttctttccacagCCTGGAGATGATATTGTTTTTATGGCCCAAACCTTGGAAAAGGCCTTTTTGCAGAAATTGTCACAAATGCAAAAGGGGGAGGTGGTCACTACAGTCTCTGCGCTTGAACCactgaaaatgcagaaaaacaacacaggtGACTCAGAAATTGGATATTTCatgtggatttcttttttttagtttgcacatttataaaaaacaaaaaaaaaacaatgtcaacCAATGATTATttatctatcgattattctgattaatcagataaaagaaaTTGCCAaatgttgcagatttttcattgaagttttttttatactgtactagaaatgcatttaaagataaaaacaaattattaaattccttttttaaatgaaatactttATTACCTAACATTGCCTATTGCAGTAAAAGCActcctttagtgaacacttgatcatttgtaccAAAGGACACATCCGCAGCTTAAAAAAGAAGGAAGGCGCTGTGGAGAATTTATCCATTCTCCATGCTAAGTTCTTGATGCATGAGgttgaagaagagtcagtgaaTTCAATTCATAAATTCCATTTATTCATACCAAAATATGGCTGGTCCATTTCTCTTGCTACCTTTAGGAGTTAGCGGGACAAAATGGcatcaaacaaaagttttccaTTCTCTTTGTTAGCCTCTATCTAAGCTATGCCCTAAAGAGGGCGTTCCCTAGTGTGTCATATCCTTTAACCCTGGCTTTGAGGGCGTTTCCTAACAggtcatttcctttagctttagctttgcaactagctaaaagagatagaaggaaaacacagaattatttattctcaacagcGCACACGAGCATGATTGAcggcactaagaccctcctcctcgctctgattagttgttttgcAATGacagaaggcagaggagctccacttttttttttcacagatcattGTGTTGTTACTGTCATAACATAGTGACACTTTCAACAAATGTGtaacaaactattttttaaataaatgttgcagctttagatttgtttttatttttttttaacttcaaactcaagttttagttttgctaGTATAGGGTTAGTTTGAACTGAAGTTTTGTAGCTAAACTTATGCCACTTTAGGAGTCCTGGGTAGAACAGACTTAACTTGAATGCAAAATGTCTAGACTTTgatatatttacatgtttaattactactctcttttctttccagaaaatttgcttttttctttactcCGTATCCTGCAGTTAACGATTAACCAATTaccaaattagttgattattttgtCAATAGCTGAGTCAttccgattaatcatttcaggcATAAAATAAAGTACTGTTTTTATCCCATAGCAGACTCTTCCAGTAACTGCAGTGACCTGTATAACATGTAAAGTTCTTCCCAGATCATGCGAGTGTTTTTAACCCCCACCTAAAGCAGATGCAGTGAAGCAGAAGTCTGGTATATCAGACGTTGTTCTCCAGCAGATGGTGATGGTCATTCCTCCCGATGTGAGTCGGATCAACCCACCCAACCTACTcgctgaaaaaacacacacaacagtAAGGTTTGATTTGTTCATGCGGCTTGTATCCTGAATGTGTCTGCATGCTGCAGTGAACGACACACAGAGCTCATCGCTTTCTCCTCCCGTCTGAatattaagattaaaaaaaccttGAAGCGGAAAGCCGACTCGGCAACATCCGCCACCTCTGTCTTCACAAACAGTGAGGTCTCCCCTGATGAGGAACCTTCAGTGCCTTGCACGTTGTTCTTCAGAACAAGCAATGGAAGGCGCATCAAGCCCCCAAAGAAGGACTTGCCTGCTTTTGAGGACAAGAGGGTCAGAATGCCAGAGCAGCTCAGGTACTGCAACAACATCCTGAAAGAGATGCTGTCCAAGAGGCACTACGCCTACGCCTGGCCCTTTTACACGCCGGTGGATGCAGTGGCTTTGGGGCTCCACGACTACCATGACATCATCAAGCAGCCGATGGACCTGAGCACCATCAAGGTGAAGCTACCGAGAAGTCAGAATATTTGAAGCGTTCCAAAAGCCAGTCTGTTCTGACGCAAGTTTTAATCTCTAGAAAAAAATGGACCAGCAGGAGTACGGAGGTGCCAAGGAATTTGCTGCTGATGTGCGACTAATGTTCTCAAACTGCTACAGATACAATCCTCCGTCACATGATGTTGTCTACATGGCCAAAAAACTGCAGGTATGCTGCTCTTCCTGTCTAGTTTAGGGTAAGAGCAGCAGATTTAAACCCTAATTTAAGTTAGCCAGTTTGAAGGGACATAAGGACGCTTTCCAAAAGTATACGATTTAATCCCAAGAAACTTTGCTACCAAAAAGAGATGATCACACAAACGCATTCCCCCTTTTTtgtgcaaactttttttttcttatttcaacagGAGGTTTTTGAAGCCCGCTACATGAACATTCCCCAAAAACCAGAAGGATGCTCCGTCTCTCTACAGTGTGCCGAAAGCCTGGAGTCGAACAAAGTTGGAAGTCCCTCAACCTCTGAGAGTTCTCTGAGCAACAACTCCTCTGAGTCAGAGAAGTCGTCAGATGAGGTTGCCATGCAACTGGCTCATCTGGAAGAGAAGGTTGGCATCACACAAGCACAACTGCAATATATTTTTGCCTAATTTTCCTAATTTTCTGGTTATTTCGGCAGTTGAAAGCGGTCAGCGATCAGCTGAAGCGGCTCACCAAAGAGCCTCTGAAgccgaagaagaaagagaagctgaaaaGGGAAAAACGAGCCAACGAGAAGGGCCTTTCTCgactgaagaacatttctgcGAAATACAACACTATAGTGCAAATGATTTCGAAATGCAAAAGCACCACTCTGTTAGTGTCACAAAAATGGAGTTTGGTTTTTCAACCCTACAGCTAGTATTAGCCCATGATAAActgtaattgttttgttttttttgttgtcgttttttttgcatttgcagGCATGGAGTGAAACCCCACAATCCCGGAGTCCCAGCCAAGTGCAGCGAGGTCGTTTCAGTCCCACTGAGTAACCAGGAGAAGACGCAGCTAAAGGCAGACATCGACAAGCTACCCAGTAAAAAACTGATCGAGATGCTGAACCTCATCAAGAGCAGGGAGACATGTTTGGAAACGGCTGAATCCGGGGAGGTGGAAGTGGACTTTGAAAAGCTCAAAGCTTCCACTCTCAGAGCCTTGCAGCAGTTTGTTGCTGCCAGTCTCAGTAaatgcaacagcagcagaaacagtaAGAACACCTCACCTCCTCCACTGCTCAAGCTTTACTCCTCCAGTCTTTGTTTTTCGTACTGTTCTCCAGCTAAATGACTGTTAAAGgcgtttgtgttttctgcattagaaa
It encodes:
- the brdt gene encoding bromodomain testis-specific protein isoform X2; this translates as MLLNRMADLKACPSVSGNPPPPEVVNPRRPGRLTNQLLYLEKVVMKALWKHQYSWPFREPVDAVTLCLPDYYKIITYPMDLSTIKKRLENRYYWEASECVKDFNSMFTNCYMYNKPGDDIVFMAQTLEKAFLQKLSQMQKGEVVTTVSALEPLKMQKNNTDAVKQKSGISDVVLQQMVMVIPPDVSRINPPNLLAEKTHTTIKKTLKRKADSATSATSVFTNSEVSPDEEPSVPCTLFFRTSNGRRIKPPKKDLPAFEDKRVRMPEQLRYCNNILKEMLSKRHYAYAWPFYTPVDAVALGLHDYHDIIKQPMDLSTIKKKMDQQEYGGAKEFAADVRLMFSNCYRYNPPSHDVVYMAKKLQEVFEARYMNIPQKPEGCSVSLQCAESLESNKVGSPSTSESSLSNNSSESEKSSDEVAMQLAHLEEKLKAVSDQLKRLTKEPLKPKKKEKLKREKRANEKGLSRLKNISAKYNTIVQMISKCKSTTLHGVKPHNPGVPAKCSEVVSVPLSNQEKTQLKADIDKLPSKKLIEMLNLIKSRETCLETAESGEVEVDFEKLKASTLRALQQFVAASLSKCNSSRNKKKLLIPKGGLKSEKTKEGGKRSIMSNKKSMLMKQKPLVEVSGNSRQSPFSKSSSSSFSSGSSSDSSSSSSDGSDSESVPKLKKMSKEPCQKVHQKVTHNLSNKRVSEIRQSTKASIRTRHPLYPIKPMLPETKNDPTPQIPGHFYDELPLSPQDLSALLSPMASPGALPDWAAARFEGAVLSPLTDSPLLFKEEMGDIYLTDFRDPEDFPDGQGSELLLSQTTSKSTEEEKFQIPKKEIFLKNAESWAKLVRQSVTPAAIKASKESFQMFRKAAIEKEEREKAQKKKALDETGVMEPVEKNSFPALGKTEQPREKIKEDPDLLESICPEAGLEAPKRVEQPRSQSEAKAQIQQFSVDKERELARRKEQERRRREAMSCIDMTMQREIMTSFELGLD
- the brdt gene encoding bromodomain testis-specific protein isoform X1 translates to MLLNRMADLKACPSVSGNPPPPEVVNPRRPGRLTNQLLYLEKVVMKALWKHQYSWPFREPVDAVTLCLPDYYKIITYPMDLSTIKKRLENRYYWEASECVKDFNSMFTNCYMYNKPGDDIVFMAQTLEKAFLQKLSQMQKGEVVTTVSALEPLKMQKNNTADAVKQKSGISDVVLQQMVMVIPPDVSRINPPNLLAEKTHTTIKKTLKRKADSATSATSVFTNSEVSPDEEPSVPCTLFFRTSNGRRIKPPKKDLPAFEDKRVRMPEQLRYCNNILKEMLSKRHYAYAWPFYTPVDAVALGLHDYHDIIKQPMDLSTIKKKMDQQEYGGAKEFAADVRLMFSNCYRYNPPSHDVVYMAKKLQEVFEARYMNIPQKPEGCSVSLQCAESLESNKVGSPSTSESSLSNNSSESEKSSDEVAMQLAHLEEKLKAVSDQLKRLTKEPLKPKKKEKLKREKRANEKGLSRLKNISAKYNTIVQMISKCKSTTLHGVKPHNPGVPAKCSEVVSVPLSNQEKTQLKADIDKLPSKKLIEMLNLIKSRETCLETAESGEVEVDFEKLKASTLRALQQFVAASLSKCNSSRNKKKLLIPKGGLKSEKTKEGGKRSIMSNKKSMLMKQKPLVEVSGNSRQSPFSKSSSSSFSSGSSSDSSSSSSDGSDSESVPKLKKMSKEPCQKVHQKVTHNLSNKRVSEIRQSTKASIRTRHPLYPIKPMLPETKNDPTPQIPGHFYDELPLSPQDLSALLSPMASPGALPDWAAARFEGAVLSPLTDSPLLFKEEMGDIYLTDFRDPEDFPDGQGSELLLSQTTSKSTEEEKFQIPKKEIFLKNAESWAKLVRQSVTPAAIKASKESFQMFRKAAIEKEEREKAQKKKALDETGVMEPVEKNSFPALGKTEQPREKIKEDPDLLESICPEAGLEAPKRVEQPRSQSEAKAQIQQFSVDKERELARRKEQERRRREAMSCIDMTMQREIMTSFELGLD